A genomic stretch from bacterium includes:
- a CDS encoding YfiR family protein, whose product MPIFLKMLTYDRTLWEAPNPNLRIGVLHRSGRPESDANMTAIVDALSRSADKTVNDVHFDFRTLSWSDPDEMARKIAAADVDVVYVTAGHEDVLGEIVGATRTAGILTITGTPGLVKAGLSVGLRLDRDRPRLEVNLAALDAEGHQLDARVLRLCEVVDR is encoded by the coding sequence GTGCCGATCTTCCTGAAGATGCTCACCTATGACCGCACGCTGTGGGAGGCCCCGAACCCGAATCTCCGCATCGGCGTCCTGCACCGGTCCGGCCGCCCCGAGTCCGACGCGAACATGACGGCCATCGTCGACGCCCTGTCGCGGTCGGCCGACAAGACCGTCAACGACGTGCACTTCGATTTCCGCACCCTCAGCTGGAGCGATCCCGACGAGATGGCGCGTAAGATCGCTGCCGCCGACGTCGACGTGGTCTACGTCACCGCCGGCCACGAAGACGTGCTGGGCGAAATCGTGGGCGCCACGCGCACGGCGGGCATCCTGACCATCACGGGGACGCCCGGGCTCGTGAAGGCCGGCCTGTCCGTGGGACTGCGCCTGGATCGCGATCGACCCCGACTCGAAGTGAATCTCGCCGCCCTCGACGCCGAGGGGCATCAACTCGATGCGCGCGTCCTGCGCCTGTGCGAGGTGGTGGACCGATGA
- a CDS encoding TonB-dependent receptor has product MSPNPPRWAAIAALTAVAVGAGLPSVVRADNQVEYSDFSELDLESLLNQTIVTASKYAQKVSDSPVAATVITAEEIAASGARNIPEVLDRVPGLDVAQSTSSGYDVSARGLNKEGSNTMLVMIDGRAVYLDLYSITPWDQLPVALEDIKAIEVILGPGSVMYGANAFAGVINIITFTPDEKPGTTARVMASDLGEAYGSLRHAERRGAYAWKLTTACDRSDSWQTGELETEICRFTGSVARDLGDDGQIALSAGITGGRSEMIPSGTHLATRGNTSYLRADFRRGGLEARWYLNSIGADLSSPSLFSTEKAYFESDMHDIEIRHSSRLAERHFFLYGASLRHQSADFEDSSDHVKTDSYAAFIHDEWRVDAKLTVSAGVRYDHHPQVGGHWAPRGGLVFKPHPDHAIRATYSRAYRDPTYIETYLDTSFEVLPGFPQVIRGDSGIQSETIGAFEIGYQGLVGRDVLLQAAAFRNDLNDLISPIPLAFYPPPLPAGVPAEIAFQNVYSWTATGGEFGVQADPWPWLRLGTWYAYVWLVDSDTEQQQGDAAVHHANLSAAVKPGGGHNLQVVGRYRSAPPDPSGDFGVVAAPVAEQFLVDLTWSLVAEHRRLVLGAQNLFDERVHDSVSAGAHRRRIIMSLAVDF; this is encoded by the coding sequence ATGTCGCCGAATCCACCCAGGTGGGCTGCCATCGCGGCCCTGACGGCCGTTGCCGTCGGCGCCGGACTGCCGTCGGTCGTCCGCGCCGACAACCAGGTCGAGTACTCCGACTTCAGCGAACTCGACCTCGAGTCGCTCCTTAACCAGACCATCGTGACAGCTTCGAAGTACGCCCAGAAGGTGAGCGACTCGCCGGTTGCCGCGACGGTCATCACGGCCGAGGAGATCGCCGCCAGCGGGGCCCGCAACATCCCCGAAGTGCTCGACCGCGTACCGGGCCTGGATGTCGCCCAATCCACGAGCTCCGGCTACGACGTGTCGGCGCGCGGGCTGAACAAGGAGGGTTCGAACACCATGCTCGTCATGATCGACGGGCGGGCGGTGTACCTGGACCTCTACTCGATCACCCCGTGGGACCAGCTGCCCGTCGCCCTCGAGGACATCAAGGCCATCGAGGTGATCCTGGGCCCGGGTTCCGTGATGTACGGTGCCAACGCGTTCGCCGGCGTGATCAACATCATCACCTTCACGCCGGACGAGAAACCCGGCACCACGGCGCGCGTGATGGCTTCGGATCTCGGCGAGGCCTACGGATCGCTGCGACATGCCGAGCGGCGCGGCGCCTATGCGTGGAAACTGACCACCGCCTGCGATCGCTCCGACAGCTGGCAGACCGGCGAACTCGAGACGGAGATCTGCCGGTTCACCGGCAGCGTCGCGCGTGATCTCGGCGACGACGGGCAGATCGCCCTGAGCGCGGGCATCACCGGCGGCCGGAGCGAGATGATCCCCTCGGGAACCCATCTCGCGACGCGAGGCAACACGTCCTACCTGCGCGCCGATTTCCGGCGGGGCGGCCTCGAAGCGCGCTGGTACCTGAACAGCATCGGGGCGGACCTTTCGTCGCCGAGCCTTTTCTCCACCGAAAAGGCCTACTTCGAGAGCGACATGCACGATATCGAGATCCGGCACTCGTCGCGTCTGGCCGAGCGCCACTTCTTCCTCTACGGGGCCAGCCTCCGGCACCAGAGCGCCGACTTCGAGGACAGCAGCGACCACGTCAAGACCGACAGCTACGCCGCGTTCATCCACGACGAGTGGCGCGTCGACGCGAAGCTCACGGTTTCGGCCGGCGTTCGCTACGATCATCACCCGCAGGTGGGGGGCCACTGGGCGCCCCGCGGCGGCCTGGTCTTCAAGCCGCATCCGGACCATGCGATCCGCGCCACCTACAGCCGCGCGTACCGCGATCCGACCTACATCGAAACCTACCTCGACACCTCGTTCGAGGTGCTGCCCGGCTTCCCGCAGGTGATCCGGGGCGACAGCGGGATCCAGAGCGAGACCATCGGCGCCTTCGAGATCGGCTACCAGGGGCTCGTCGGCCGGGACGTGCTGCTGCAGGCGGCCGCCTTCCGCAACGACCTGAACGATCTGATCAGTCCGATCCCGCTGGCGTTCTATCCGCCGCCCCTGCCGGCCGGCGTGCCGGCGGAGATCGCGTTCCAGAATGTCTACTCGTGGACCGCCACCGGCGGCGAATTCGGTGTGCAGGCCGATCCCTGGCCCTGGCTGCGACTCGGCACCTGGTACGCATACGTGTGGCTCGTCGACTCGGACACCGAACAGCAACAGGGGGACGCTGCCGTCCACCACGCCAACCTCTCCGCAGCGGTCAAACCCGGCGGCGGGCACAATCTCCAGGTCGTTGGCCGGTACCGGTCGGCCCCGCCTGACCCGAGCGGCGACTTCGGCGTGGTCGCGGCACCGGTCGCGGAACAGTTTCTCGTCGACCTGACCTGGAGCCTCGTCGCCGAACACCGCCGTCTCGTGCTCGGTGCCCAGAACCTCTTCGACGAGCGGGTGCACGACTCGGTATCCGCCGGCGCGCACCGGCGCCGCATCATCATGAGCCTGGCCGTGGATTTCTAG
- a CDS encoding aminodeoxychorismate/anthranilate synthase component II, with amino-acid sequence MPRTVILDNYDSFTWNLFQYAAELCDGVEPQVFRNDAITVDALRALAPERIIISPGPGSPEDPAYFGVCTDVIRQLGPTVPVLGVCLGHIGIVHAYGGRIVRAPEPRHGKTSLILHDQCGLFGHLPEPLEVMRYHSLVADREALPACLVMTAWTDEGLVMGVRHREHPIEGVQFHPESIGTEYGKQVLWSFLRGDMNISIVDRDV; translated from the coding sequence ATTCCCCGCACCGTCATCCTCGACAACTACGACAGCTTCACCTGGAACCTGTTCCAGTACGCGGCCGAGCTGTGCGACGGGGTCGAGCCGCAGGTCTTCCGCAACGACGCGATCACCGTGGACGCACTGCGCGCGCTCGCGCCCGAGCGCATCATCATCTCGCCCGGGCCGGGCTCGCCCGAGGACCCGGCCTACTTCGGCGTGTGCACCGACGTGATCCGGCAACTGGGGCCGACGGTGCCGGTGCTGGGCGTGTGCCTGGGCCACATCGGCATCGTGCACGCCTACGGCGGCCGCATCGTGCGGGCGCCCGAGCCGCGCCACGGCAAGACCTCGCTGATCCTCCACGACCAGTGCGGCCTCTTCGGCCACCTGCCCGAGCCGCTCGAGGTGATGCGCTACCATTCGCTCGTCGCCGACCGCGAGGCGCTGCCGGCCTGCCTGGTGATGACGGCCTGGACGGACGAGGGGCTGGTCATGGGCGTGCGCCACCGCGAGCACCCCATCGAGGGGGTGCAGTTCCACCCGGAGTCGATCGGGACCGAATACGGCAAGCAGGTGCTGTGGTCGTTCCTGCGCGGGGACATGAACATCAGCATCGTGGACAGGGACGTGTAG
- the pabB gene encoding aminodeoxychorismate synthase component I, which translates to MTESPRSPAADAFWRRAAVLGDDRPGFLLDSGLGAGGLGRRSWFGTDPSALITGRRRRGDRAPEMDFELTTWREPGGGERRAPTVRRFAGDPFAVLRELSARYFPRGGAAGRLEAGLVGYFGYETAHVVERLPDTGADDLGLPDLAFLVCEDIATCDHGEPGAPAAVAPPAPAAGEPGPDVRAHFDRAAYMAAVETCRGHIRRGDVFEVCLTHRLEMDLPGSPWELYAALREINPAPFASFLQFPGFAVVGASPERFLRLDADRTVESRPIKGTRPRGATPAADAAIAAGLAASEKDLAENVMIVDLVRNDLGRVCEIGSVHVPELQVVETYATVHQLVSTVRGRLKPQHDAFDLVRACFPGGSMTGAPKIEAMKIIDRLEPVVRGVYSGAVGFIDAGGAMDLGMVIRTLVCRDGRATFGVGGAVVADSDPGAEYDETLDKARALIAAVRGLAARRAP; encoded by the coding sequence ATGACCGAAAGTCCCCGCAGCCCCGCCGCCGACGCCTTCTGGCGCCGGGCCGCCGTCCTCGGCGACGACCGCCCCGGATTCCTGCTCGACAGCGGGCTGGGCGCCGGCGGCCTGGGCCGGCGCTCGTGGTTCGGCACCGACCCGTCGGCGCTGATCACGGGTCGGCGGCGGCGCGGCGACCGAGCCCCGGAAATGGACTTCGAACTGACCACCTGGCGCGAGCCCGGCGGCGGCGAGCGGCGAGCACCGACGGTGCGGCGCTTCGCGGGCGATCCCTTCGCCGTGCTGCGCGAACTGTCCGCGCGCTACTTCCCGCGGGGCGGTGCGGCCGGCCGCCTGGAGGCGGGCCTGGTCGGCTACTTCGGCTACGAGACGGCCCACGTCGTCGAGCGGCTGCCGGACACCGGCGCCGACGATCTCGGCCTGCCCGACCTGGCCTTCCTCGTGTGCGAGGACATCGCCACCTGCGACCACGGCGAGCCCGGCGCCCCGGCGGCCGTCGCGCCCCCGGCCCCTGCCGCGGGCGAACCCGGCCCCGACGTGCGCGCCCACTTCGACCGCGCCGCCTACATGGCGGCGGTCGAGACCTGCCGCGGGCACATCCGGCGGGGCGACGTCTTCGAGGTGTGCCTGACGCACCGCCTCGAGATGGACCTGCCGGGATCGCCCTGGGAGCTCTACGCGGCCCTGCGGGAGATCAATCCGGCGCCCTTCGCCTCGTTCCTGCAGTTCCCGGGGTTCGCGGTGGTGGGCGCCTCGCCCGAGCGCTTCCTGCGCCTGGACGCCGACCGCACCGTCGAGAGCCGTCCCATCAAGGGCACGCGGCCCCGCGGCGCGACTCCGGCCGCCGACGCGGCCATCGCCGCCGGGCTGGCCGCCAGCGAGAAGGACCTGGCCGAGAACGTCATGATCGTCGACCTCGTGCGCAACGACCTGGGCCGGGTGTGCGAGATCGGCAGCGTGCACGTGCCGGAGCTGCAGGTGGTCGAGACCTACGCCACCGTGCACCAGCTCGTCTCCACGGTGCGCGGACGGCTCAAGCCGCAGCACGACGCCTTCGACCTGGTGCGGGCCTGCTTCCCGGGCGGCTCCATGACCGGCGCGCCCAAGATCGAGGCCATGAAGATCATCGACCGGCTCGAGCCCGTGGTGCGCGGCGTGTACAGCGGCGCGGTGGGCTTCATCGACGCGGGCGGCGCCATGGACCTCGGCATGGTCATCCGCACCCTCGTCTGCCGCGACGGACGCGCCACCTTCGGCGTCGGCGGCGCCGTGGTGGCCGACAGCGATCCCGGCGCCGAATACGACGAGACCCTGGACAAGGCGCGGGCGCTGATCGCGGCGGTCCGCGGCCTGGCCGCACGGAGGGCGCCGTGA
- a CDS encoding TonB-dependent receptor: MMRRALLVVACAVSLALAGTPASAQTRRAEAHASQNQAPQAPVTIKGRIFDKESGETMPYTNVYISGSNIGTMAFTDGFYIMRGLPPGTYTVRASYISYDVGEETVTLGPGEVVNLDFHLVVHAIMAQPFSVEAERALVEVDRTGSAHFLSSEAMEAMPLDQVVDMIALQPGVTLQDNEIHIRGGRADDTMFIVDGLSVNDPLAGGGYGYNIDPALINEVEVLTGGFNAEYGQAVSGVVNVSTKEGSDRLEGNFSVKRDYLLHTIPKNDYRGWDTLTDFTEAHNVDVLKGLLSGPDPISAGLRKLGINLPGKQYLLASASVDMRDGYLPIYSRQNRLESPIYTDRFWAPRQSNNWNGMLKWTWNMSTRRKFSVTASRNVIVSQGFSLPGEGYPMDFIDGLDRYLVFTNENILTQAYYREVISENSWFELTLGRNFSRMHNNVNGNDDFTTYEPYNGWDDNVGQNDILGQAEGSADRWHDHYVESYTAKGTYSFMGSTTNKFKTGFELSFTEMQLVDLQGKTGLPPAGRLATYEDMFRASPVTAAAFFQDTIEYRGLVVNAGIRADVWAPGPEVDYAMAHDDEFLWIDPDMAASYDDKTFSMFGRRWKGRISPRLGLSFPVTPKDKFFFNYGHFNQWPRFAYVYPQLQATTVTAIQLLGNPNLDPKVTVEYETGMQHEFDGLWSLGLTMFNRDIYGYAKSTRLNQVYIAAEDTPDPNDSSTLPVNPVRYFNGDSARSIGMELSIVKRTTRWLSGSASLELQRTTGTNSSADEAYLQARYSEYEEGDTIESSAALTRGPLIWDKPWAMSLNVDFSVFDKERPEIFGWRTPANWSANLLVTAESGQRYTPYLGFTNDDPINGKAIDGELNSAIGPYRSSVNLRLNKFWRYAGGGKVTVYLEARNIFNHKNYRRVNPWTGKGYELGDYNPTWSKNNEIGGVWADTNSEAYAKTVVNPSYIENPRLLLWGVSYSW, translated from the coding sequence ATGATGCGCCGCGCCCTCCTGGTCGTCGCCTGCGCGGTGTCCCTGGCCCTGGCCGGGACGCCCGCCTCCGCCCAGACGCGGCGGGCCGAGGCCCACGCGTCCCAGAACCAGGCGCCCCAGGCCCCGGTGACCATCAAGGGCCGGATCTTCGACAAGGAGTCCGGGGAGACCATGCCGTACACGAACGTGTACATCAGCGGGTCGAACATCGGCACCATGGCCTTCACCGACGGCTTCTACATCATGCGGGGCCTGCCGCCCGGCACCTACACCGTGCGGGCCTCGTACATCTCGTACGACGTGGGCGAGGAGACGGTCACCCTCGGTCCGGGCGAGGTCGTGAACCTCGACTTCCACCTGGTGGTCCACGCCATCATGGCCCAGCCCTTCTCGGTCGAGGCCGAGCGCGCCCTGGTCGAGGTCGACCGCACGGGCAGCGCCCACTTCCTGAGCAGCGAGGCCATGGAGGCCATGCCCCTGGACCAGGTCGTCGACATGATCGCCCTGCAGCCCGGCGTGACCCTGCAGGACAACGAGATCCACATCCGCGGCGGCCGCGCCGACGACACCATGTTCATCGTCGACGGCCTGAGCGTGAACGATCCCCTGGCGGGCGGCGGCTACGGCTACAACATCGATCCAGCCCTGATCAACGAGGTCGAGGTGCTCACCGGCGGCTTCAACGCGGAGTACGGCCAGGCCGTCAGCGGCGTCGTGAACGTGTCGACCAAGGAGGGCTCTGACCGCCTCGAGGGCAACTTCTCGGTCAAGCGCGACTACCTGCTGCACACCATCCCGAAGAACGACTACCGCGGCTGGGACACCCTGACCGACTTCACCGAGGCCCACAACGTCGACGTCCTGAAGGGGCTGCTCTCGGGGCCCGATCCCATCAGCGCCGGGCTGCGCAAGCTGGGGATCAACCTGCCCGGCAAGCAGTACCTGCTGGCCAGCGCCTCGGTCGACATGCGCGACGGCTACCTGCCCATCTACAGCCGGCAGAACCGCCTCGAGTCGCCCATCTACACCGACCGCTTCTGGGCGCCGCGGCAGAGCAACAACTGGAACGGCATGCTCAAGTGGACCTGGAACATGTCCACGCGCCGCAAGTTCAGCGTCACCGCCTCGCGCAACGTCATCGTCAGCCAGGGCTTCTCCCTGCCCGGCGAGGGCTACCCCATGGACTTCATCGACGGCCTCGACCGCTACCTCGTCTTCACCAACGAGAACATCCTGACCCAGGCCTACTACCGCGAGGTGATCAGCGAGAACTCGTGGTTCGAGCTCACCCTCGGGCGCAACTTCAGCCGCATGCACAACAACGTCAACGGCAACGACGACTTCACGACCTACGAGCCCTACAACGGCTGGGACGACAACGTCGGCCAGAACGACATCCTCGGGCAGGCGGAGGGCTCGGCCGACCGCTGGCACGACCACTACGTGGAGTCCTACACGGCGAAGGGGACCTACTCCTTCATGGGCTCGACGACCAACAAGTTCAAGACCGGCTTCGAGCTCTCGTTCACCGAGATGCAGTTGGTCGACCTGCAGGGCAAGACCGGCCTGCCGCCCGCCGGCCGCCTGGCGACCTACGAGGACATGTTCCGGGCCAGTCCGGTCACGGCCGCGGCGTTCTTCCAGGACACGATCGAGTACCGCGGGCTGGTCGTGAACGCCGGCATCCGCGCCGACGTGTGGGCGCCCGGCCCCGAGGTCGACTACGCCATGGCCCACGACGACGAGTTCCTCTGGATCGATCCGGACATGGCGGCGTCCTACGACGACAAGACCTTCAGCATGTTCGGCCGGCGCTGGAAGGGGCGGATCTCGCCGCGTCTGGGCCTGAGCTTCCCGGTGACGCCGAAGGACAAGTTCTTCTTCAACTACGGCCACTTCAACCAGTGGCCCCGCTTCGCCTACGTGTACCCGCAGCTGCAGGCCACGACGGTGACGGCGATCCAGCTGCTCGGCAACCCGAACCTCGACCCCAAGGTGACGGTCGAGTACGAGACGGGCATGCAGCACGAGTTCGACGGCCTGTGGAGCCTGGGCCTGACCATGTTCAACCGCGACATCTACGGCTACGCCAAGTCGACGCGGCTGAACCAGGTCTACATCGCGGCCGAGGACACGCCCGATCCCAACGACTCGAGCACGCTGCCGGTCAATCCGGTGCGCTACTTCAACGGCGACTCGGCGCGCAGCATCGGCATGGAGCTGTCGATCGTGAAGCGGACGACGCGCTGGCTCTCGGGCTCGGCGAGTCTCGAGCTGCAGCGCACCACCGGCACCAACAGCAGCGCCGACGAGGCCTACCTGCAGGCGCGCTACTCGGAATACGAGGAAGGCGACACCATCGAGAGCAGCGCCGCCCTGACGCGCGGGCCGCTGATCTGGGACAAGCCGTGGGCCATGAGCCTGAACGTCGATTTCTCGGTCTTCGACAAGGAGCGCCCGGAGATCTTCGGCTGGCGGACCCCCGCCAACTGGAGCGCCAACCTGCTCGTCACGGCCGAGTCGGGGCAGCGCTACACGCCGTACCTGGGCTTCACCAACGACGACCCTATCAACGGCAAGGCCATCGACGGCGAGCTGAACAGCGCCATCGGGCCCTACCGCAGCTCGGTGAACCTGCGGCTCAACAAGTTCTGGCGCTACGCCGGCGGCGGCAAGGTCACGGTCTACCTCGAGGCCCGCAACATCTTCAACCACAAGAACTACCGCCGGGTGAACCCCTGGACGGGCAAGGGCTACGAGCTGGGCGACTACAACCCGACCTGGAGCAAGAACAACGAGATCGGCGGCGTCTGGGCCGACACCAACAGCGAGGCCTACGCCAAGACGGTGGTCAACCCGAGCTACATCGAGAATCCCCGCCTGCTGCTGTGGGGGGTGAGCTACTCGTGGTGA
- a CDS encoding PorV/PorQ family protein, giving the protein MSAVRHYRIVLAGLLLAAGLACATVARAGDLLRLYGEENVGAAGGQFLRVPVGARAVALGKAYSALANDGSAPFWNPAGINHTPGRHNFFFSHSEYAAGIDLEHLAWHTRRQNFAFALSMGVLRSGDIERTDEFHQEGTGQYFNANQFFAGLTVSRAMTDRFSVGVTGKYYQENLDEYQLKSVLFDVGIMYFLGLGDTRVGFSARNFGGDLRPGGTPPTLSDGYVPGTEFQSFAAPTEGIFGAARTWELGREIGFLTTADFSHPSDAKESFRMGGELGLRRMLFLRAGYETSRVEGGFSAGFGLQLVRKQMNLRIDYAYSDMGAFGTIHYFSIDLSPLHKRRDPDAWRRRDR; this is encoded by the coding sequence GTGAGCGCGGTGCGGCATTACCGGATCGTCCTGGCGGGTCTCCTGCTCGCCGCGGGGCTGGCGTGCGCGACGGTCGCGCGGGCGGGCGACCTGCTGCGCCTGTACGGCGAGGAGAACGTGGGGGCGGCCGGCGGCCAGTTCCTGCGCGTGCCGGTGGGTGCCCGGGCCGTGGCCCTCGGCAAGGCCTACTCGGCCCTGGCCAACGACGGCTCGGCGCCGTTCTGGAATCCGGCGGGCATCAACCACACGCCGGGACGCCACAACTTCTTCTTCAGCCACAGCGAGTACGCGGCGGGCATCGACCTGGAGCACCTGGCCTGGCACACCCGGCGCCAGAACTTCGCCTTCGCCCTGTCCATGGGCGTGCTGCGGTCGGGCGACATCGAGCGCACCGACGAGTTCCACCAGGAAGGCACCGGCCAGTACTTCAACGCCAACCAGTTCTTCGCCGGCCTGACCGTCTCGCGCGCCATGACGGACCGCTTCTCGGTCGGCGTCACGGGCAAGTACTACCAGGAGAATCTCGACGAGTACCAGCTCAAGTCGGTGCTCTTCGACGTGGGCATCATGTACTTCCTGGGCCTCGGCGACACGCGTGTCGGGTTCTCGGCGCGGAACTTCGGCGGCGACCTGCGCCCCGGCGGCACGCCTCCGACCCTGTCGGACGGCTACGTGCCCGGCACCGAGTTCCAGAGCTTCGCCGCTCCCACCGAGGGCATCTTCGGCGCCGCCCGCACCTGGGAGCTCGGCCGCGAGATCGGCTTCCTGACGACGGCCGACTTCAGCCATCCCTCCGACGCCAAGGAAAGCTTCCGCATGGGCGGCGAGCTGGGCCTGCGCCGGATGCTCTTCCTGCGCGCCGGCTACGAGACGAGCCGGGTCGAGGGCGGCTTCTCGGCGGGATTCGGGCTGCAGCTCGTGCGCAAGCAGATGAACCTGCGCATCGACTACGCCTACAGCGACATGGGCGCCTTCGGCACCATCCACTACTTCTCGATCGACCTGTCGCCGCTGCACAAGCGCCGCGACCCGGATGCGTGGCGGAGGCGGGACCGATGA
- a CDS encoding ADP-ribosylglycohydrolase family protein, translated as MLGPITGDIIGSTFEFNRTKSPDFPLFPEGSRFTDDTVLTVATAFSLLTDGDWAANYRLFGRLYPLAGYGASFRKWLAEGGSGPYNSWGNGSAMRVAPVAWAFDTEQAVLATARDSAAVTHDHPEGIKGAQATALAVFLARQGADKETIRAEISGRFGYDLDRATDEIRPCYAFDVSCQGSVPEALICFLEADDWLDAVRRAVSLGGDADTMACIAGAVGEAFWGGVPAPLADRARSMLPIHLAEIVADFEEAHMAPPAGKDDA; from the coding sequence ATGCTCGGCCCCATCACCGGCGACATCATCGGCTCGACCTTCGAGTTCAACCGCACCAAGTCGCCCGATTTTCCGCTCTTCCCCGAGGGCAGCCGCTTCACCGACGACACGGTGCTGACGGTGGCGACGGCGTTCAGCCTGCTCACCGACGGCGACTGGGCCGCCAACTACCGGCTCTTCGGCCGGCTCTATCCGCTCGCGGGCTACGGCGCGAGCTTCCGCAAGTGGCTCGCCGAAGGGGGCAGCGGGCCCTACAACAGCTGGGGCAACGGCTCGGCCATGCGCGTCGCGCCGGTGGCATGGGCCTTCGACACCGAGCAGGCGGTGCTCGCGACGGCGCGCGACTCGGCCGCCGTGACCCACGACCACCCCGAGGGCATCAAGGGCGCCCAGGCCACCGCCCTGGCCGTCTTCCTGGCCCGCCAGGGCGCCGACAAGGAGACCATCCGGGCCGAGATCAGCGGCCGCTTCGGCTACGACCTCGATCGCGCCACCGACGAGATCCGGCCCTGCTACGCCTTCGACGTGTCGTGCCAGGGCTCGGTGCCCGAGGCGCTGATCTGCTTCCTCGAGGCCGACGACTGGCTCGACGCCGTGCGGCGGGCCGTTTCCCTCGGCGGCGATGCCGACACCATGGCCTGCATCGCCGGCGCCGTGGGCGAGGCCTTCTGGGGCGGCGTGCCCGCGCCGCTGGCCGACCGCGCCCGCTCCATGCTGCCCATCCACCTGGCCGAGATCGTGGCCGATTTCGAGGAGGCCCACATGGCGCCGCCCGCCGGGAAGGACGACGCGTGA
- a CDS encoding deoxynucleoside kinase, which translates to MSNRELKQRFPRREEPATPFFVSVAGNIGVGKSMITTMIGEVFGWKMFFEPVITNPYLDDYYRDMKRWSFHLQVYFLSQRFEVQKQILEKPTSAVQDRTIYEDVEIFAPVLHRRGCMDDRDYENYREVFRNMVGFLSPPDLIIYLQARPETVLERIRSRGRSCESDIPLDFLQDLHAAYGDWIERAPALCPVRSIDTEVVNLRDDRAAQIELLELIRELHQEKHDRQNGNGS; encoded by the coding sequence GTGAGCAACCGCGAACTGAAGCAGCGCTTCCCCCGCCGCGAGGAGCCGGCGACGCCGTTCTTCGTCTCGGTCGCCGGGAACATCGGCGTGGGCAAGAGCATGATCACGACCATGATCGGCGAGGTCTTCGGCTGGAAGATGTTCTTCGAGCCGGTGATCACGAACCCCTACCTCGACGACTACTACCGGGACATGAAGCGCTGGAGCTTCCACCTGCAGGTGTACTTCCTCAGCCAGCGCTTCGAGGTGCAGAAGCAGATCCTGGAGAAACCCACCAGCGCCGTGCAGGACCGCACCATCTACGAGGACGTCGAGATCTTCGCCCCGGTGCTGCACCGCCGGGGCTGCATGGACGACCGCGACTACGAGAACTACCGCGAGGTCTTCCGCAACATGGTCGGCTTCCTCAGTCCGCCCGACCTGATCATCTACCTGCAGGCGCGGCCGGAGACGGTGCTCGAGCGCATCCGCTCGCGCGGGCGCAGCTGCGAGTCCGACATTCCCCTCGACTTCCTGCAGGACCTGCACGCGGCCTACGGCGACTGGATCGAGCGCGCACCGGCGCTCTGCCCGGTGCGCTCCATCGACACCGAGGTCGTGAACCTGCGCGACGATCGCGCCGCCCAGATCGAGCTGCTCGAACTGATCCGCGAGCTCCACCAGGAGAAGCACGACCGCCAGAACGGCAACGGGAGCTGA